From one Lycium ferocissimum isolate CSIRO_LF1 chromosome 7, AGI_CSIRO_Lferr_CH_V1, whole genome shotgun sequence genomic stretch:
- the LOC132062121 gene encoding uncharacterized protein LOC132062121 codes for MFRDSPFGLFLDLPTLKVQPQLLRSLMYAETDHDRDDMFIMKVNGKLLHFGIREFAIITGLKCGMDSEFVSDPDSSNRLMTRYFNGQTKVPKTMLVSLFIDFKENKSLIEDGDVFKIALLYFISTFLFSTQSNVAFVTKLHFDLVESGEYMNYPWGNVCFKNLLSSISHKLVNKPTYYRFGGFPLAIQVWFYECCSKVDPTVAKRIGNGIPRIFNWQTTSNTVYFNHLKTGMFKTYSNPVILQANYFSYINNTHFIHCFYYNANWSASTCIFVGSCFLPTFLRKRELSTFSTRGFGR; via the coding sequence ATGTTTAGGGATTCCCCTTTTGGGTTATTTCTGGATTTGCCAACCTTGAAGGTTCAGCCACAACTACTTCGAAGTCTGATGTATGCCGAGACGGATCATGATAGGGATGATATGTTTATCATGAAGGTCAATGGGAAATTGCTCCATTTCGGCATTAGGGAATTTGCCATCATAACTGGTTTAAAATGTGGCATGGACAGCGAGTTTGTCTCAGACCCTGATTCCTCCAACAGGCTGATGACTAGGTACTTTAATGGTCAAACTAAAGTACCGAAGACCATGTTGGTTAGTCTCTTTATAGACTTTAAAGAGAACAAATCGTTGATTGAGGATGGTGATGTTTTTAAGATAGCACTACTTTACTTTATCAGCACTTTCTTATTCTCAACTCAAAGTAACGTAGCGTTTGTCACCAAGTTACATTTTGACTTGGTTGAGAGTGGAGAGTACATGAATTATCCCTGGGGCAATGTTTGCTTCAAAAATCTGTTGTCTTCGATTAGTCACAAGTTGGTGAACAAACCAACTTACTACAGGTTTGGGGGTTTTCCGCTGGCTATTCAAGTATggttttatgaatgttgttCGAAGGTAGACCCTACGGTTGCAAAGCGTATTGGAAACGGCATCCCCCGTATTTTTAATTGGCAAACAACTTCGAATACAGTCTACTTTAACCATTTGAAGACGGGGATGTTCAAAACCTACAGCAATCCGGTAATACTACAAGCTAACTATTTTTCATACATTAAtaatacacatttcatacactgTTTTTATTATAATGCTAACTGGTCAGCTTCTACATGTATTTTTGTTGGTAGCTGTTTTTTACCAACATTCTTGAGAAAAAGAGAACTATCAACTTTCTCCACAAGAGGCTTTGGTCGATGA